The genomic window CAGGCGCCAGGGCCGCGCGGTAACCTCAATTGCACCGCGGGTGCCACTGCCGGCGAGCCGGTGCACATTGCGAGCCGACAAGCCGGGCTAGCTGATCTCGCTTGCGGCGGAACTACGTCGCAGGGAAGCCTGACTACCCGGACTATTCCGTCGGCCGTCCCGAGGTCGTGCGTTCGGCCGGCTTGGTCTTTTCCGGCGAGACGACTTGAGCGTAGGCCGAAAACTCGGCTACCACGTCTTCACCAAGATCGGTCGTGAAGCGAATCTTCTGCGCGACCTTGCCGGTCTTCTCGCCGGCCAAGAAGGTGATCGGCACGACGTGCATGGGCTTGGTCGAGTCGCTGGTTTTGAATTCGAAGCTCTCGTCGTCGCAGGTGATGCCCGTGATGCGGAACGGCTTCTTGGCCTTGATGACCAATTGCTTTGTCGCCTTCTGACCCGGCTCTAGCACGCCCATTAACAGTGACGCTGGGCTGACGGTTAGTTCTGCCACGACGCGCCCTGCGACGTCCAGCGGCACTTCGGGCGAGCGTTGATCGTTGGTCATCAGCACGAGTTGTTCGTTGATGGCTCCGCTAGGTGCATCGGGCTTGAGGAACACCTTCAGGTCGTAGGCCACCTGACCGCCGCCGCGGCGCGATTCAACTAATTGTGTATCCAGATACGGGCTGCCAGACTTCACATCCAAAATCTGCCAGTCTTCGCGCCCTGCGTAGCTGATCGAAAGTTGCTTCTCGACGGGTGTGCCCTGATCGACAGTTCCCAGATCGACCTCGCCTGGGTGGATCACGATGTCGCGACGAATGTAGCCGGCCACCTGCAGTTGCACTTCGGCATAGTAGGGCTTGTCGAAGACGACCGTCACCGTCGCGCTGCGTTGACCGAGAAAGCTACGCGTGTTGAAGGCCGCGACGATGGCGCCCTCTTCGTAGGTCTTCAGCGTGTCCTTCAGAATGCGCGGCGTAGTGCAGCCGCAGCTCGAGCGCACGTCGGAAATGTGTGCGTCTTCTTTGTAGGGATTCTGCAGCTTGAAGAAGTACTCGACCTTGGCGCCACGC from Pirellulales bacterium includes these protein-coding regions:
- a CDS encoding DUF1573 domain-containing protein; the encoded protein is MSCVRVHFCGLLWVLACTGAAHGQDWARKMFETSNHDFGNVARGAKVEYFFKLQNPYKEDAHISDVRSSCGCTTPRILKDTLKTYEEGAIVAAFNTRSFLGQRSATVTVVFDKPYYAEVQLQVAGYIRRDIVIHPGEVDLGTVDQGTPVEKQLSISYAGREDWQILDVKSGSPYLDTQLVESRRGGGQVAYDLKVFLKPDAPSGAINEQLVLMTNDQRSPEVPLDVAGRVVAELTVSPASLLMGVLEPGQKATKQLVIKAKKPFRITGITCDDESFEFKTSDSTKPMHVVPITFLAGEKTGKVAQKIRFTTDLGEDVVAEFSAYAQVVSPEKTKPAERTTSGRPTE